A genomic segment from Glycine soja cultivar W05 chromosome 20, ASM419377v2, whole genome shotgun sequence encodes:
- the LOC114403681 gene encoding protein MOS2-like has translation MKNLHLPTAADAESLAFELHTDGDQPESDISYGLNVRADKNPEGNNKDDSDGAAPRRRVPLEATALQKLKSDLERLPEDQGMEEFKDVAVEGYGAALLAGYGWKEGMGIGRNAKEDVKVVEIKRRTAKEGLGFVGDAPAALVLSNNEKDNKKKEKKEKVVRIVGGRDAGLKGSVVSRIGDDYLVLELSRSGEKVKVKVKVGDVAELGSKEEERCLRKLKELKTQREDKVSKSKRGRDEVEEKRGDVNRRKEKRVDVGRKEERRVVDHRKVSWLTSHIRVRVISRDLKGGRLYLKKGEVLDVVGPTTCDISMDENREIVQGVSQDVLETVIPKRGGPVLVLAGKYKGVYGSMAERDLDQETAIVRDADTHELLNVKLEQIAEYIGDPSLLGH, from the coding sequence ATGAAGAATCTCCACCTCCCCACCGCCGCCGACGCCGAATCCCTCGCCTTCGAACTCCACACCGACGGGGACCAACCCGAATCCGACATCTCCTACGGCCTCAACGTTCGTGCCGACAAAAATCCAGAAGGAAACAACAAAGACGACAGTGATGGTGCTGCCCCACGGCGTCGAGTTCCGCTGGAGGCCACGGCGCTGCAGAAGCTGAAAAGCGACCTGGAGAGGCTGCCGGAGGACCAGGGGATGGAGGAGTTCAAGGATGTCGCCGTCGAGGGCTACGGCGCGGCACTGCTCGCCGGCTATGGCTGGAAGGAAGGAATGGGGATTGGGAGGAACGCCAAGGAGGACGTGAAGGTGGTGGAGATCAAACGGAGAACTGCCAAGGAAGGATTAGGGTTTGTCGGTGATGCTCCTGCGGCGCTCGTTCTGAGCAACAATGAGAAGGACaacaagaagaaggagaagaaggagaaggttGTTAGGATTGTTGGGGGAAGAGATGCTGGGTTGAAGGGTAGTGTTGTGTCTAGGATTGGGGATGATTATCTTGTTTTGGAGCTTTCAAGAAGTGGAGAGAAGGTGAAGGTGAAGGTGAAGGTTGGTGATGTTGCTGAATTGGGTTCTAAGGAGGAAGAGAGGTGTTTGAGGAAATTGAAGGAGTTGAAGACTCAGCGTGAGGATAAAGTGTCAAAGAGTAAGCGCGGTAGGGATGAGGTGGAGGAGAAGAGAGGGGATGTTAATAGGAGAAAGGAGAAGAGAGTTGATGTTGGTAGGAAAGAGGAGAGGAGAGTGGTGGATCATAGGAAGGTTTCCTGGCTTACAAGTCACATTCGTGTTAGGGTGATTAGCCGGGATTTGAAAGGGGGGCGGTTGTATTTGAAGAAGGGGGAGGTTCTGGATGTTGTTGGGCCTACTACTTGTGATATATCTATGGATGAGAACCGGGAGATTGTTCAAGGAGTGTCACAAGATGTTCTCGAGACAGTGATACCGAAACGTGGGGGACCGGTGCTTGTGTTGGCTGGTAAATACAAGGGTGTGTACGGGAGTATGGCAGAGAGGGATTTGGACCAGGAAACTGCCATAGTTAGGGATGCTGATACCCATGAGCTGCTCAATGTGAAACTTGAACAGATTGCAGAGTATATAGGGGACCCAAGCTTATTGGGACATTGA
- the LOC114401257 gene encoding chaperone protein dnaJ C76, chloroplastic-like has protein sequence MATIASACLPSYIIKKPLGFHPSNLHNKCFSKSNASTSTLTCKASSSSSSTMMDFDLYDLLGIDSSCDQSQVKVAYRSLQKRCHPDIAGPAGHDMAIILNEAYSILSDPNARLAYDKEQAKSSEFKGFTGRPIYSVWCGSESEQRAIFVDEIKCVGCLKCALLAEKTFAVESVYGRARVVSQWADSPNKIDEAIESCPVNCISVVERSNLAALEFLMSKQPRGNVRVGAAHTAGARVSNIFVDVEKFQTRFQEAMEKANKCSKETDLQRESRMSAIQAIRSISNWLYWQTPRSSSSSSKSEKGMTRVVYKLPEPDISKLRDAVARKKVRDRTRTKHQTPLNFIHPEEYWTPSTHALPSSTRSTTTPTPLEKPSVTTTGQKKTNASDHETYENRNSPIRWGLPIITALTAVVTVQIHTVESTSKLQQHVAGSLALQIVNSSWLQCTLAAATWYMIGMAITELLSIIGNRNR, from the exons atggcaACTATTGCATCTGCATGCCTTCCTTCCTACATCATCAAAAAACCACTTGGATTTCACCCTTCAAACCTCCACAACAAGTGTTTCTCTAAGTCCAATGCCTCCACCTCCACTCTCACATGCAaggcatcatcatcatcatcatcaaccaTGATGGACTTTGACTTGTATGACCTTCTGGGCATTGACAGCTCTTGTGATCAGTCACAGGTCAAAGTGGCGTATCGCTCTCTTCAGAAGCGCTGCCACCCTGACATTGCTGGCCCTGCTGGCCATGACATGGCCATCATACTCAACGAAGCTTATTCCATTCTCTCTGACCCAAATGCACGCCTTGCCTATGAtaag GAGCAAGCAAAAAGTTCAGAATTCAAAGGCTTCACTGGCAGACCCATATACTCGGTCTGGTGTGGGTCAGAAAGTGAGCAGCGGGCAATATTTGTCGATGAAATCAAATGTGTTGGTTGCCTGAAATGTGCTTTGTTAGCTGAAAAGACTTTTGCTGTTGAATCAGTTTATGGAAGAGCAAGGGTTGTTTCTCAGTGGGCTGATTCCCCAAACAAAATTGATGAGGCAATAGAATCTTGTCCTGTCAATTGCATTTC GGTTGTTGAGAGGTCCAACCTTGCAGCTTTGGAGTTCTTGATGTCCAAGCAGCCACGTGGCAATGTAAGAGTAGGTGCAGCTCACACAGCCGGTGCTCGTGTCTCTAATATATTTGTAGATGTGGAGAAATTTCAGACTAGATTCCAGGAAGCAATGGAAAAGGCTAATAAGTGTTCTAAG GAAACAGACCTCCAAAGAGAATCAAGAATGTCAGCAATTCAGGCAATAAGATCAATTTCCAATTGGTTATACTGGCAAACACCTAGATCAAGTAGTAGCTCATCAAAATCAGAAAAAGGCATGACAAGAGTTGTATATAAATTGCCTGAACCGGATATCAGCAAGCTCAGAGATGCGGTCGCAAGGAAGAAAGTACGAGATAGGACAAGGACCAAACATCAAACCCCATTAAATTTCATTCATCCTGAGGAGTATTGGACTCCATCAACTCATGCTCTTCCATCTTCAACTAGAAGTACTACTACTCCAACCCCACTTGAAAAGCCTTCAGTTACGACCACAGGACAGAAAAAAACAAATGCAAGTGATCATGAAACATATGAGAATCGAAATAGCCCTATCAGATGGGGATTACCAATAATTACTGCATTGACTGCAGTGGTTACAGTTCAAATACACACAGTTGAGTCAACAAGTAAACTGCAACAACATGTGGCTGGTTCTCTAGCTCTGCAAATTGTTAACAGCTCTTGGTTGCAGTGTACCCTGGCAGCAGCTACATGGTATATGATTGGAATGGCAATTACAGAACTTTTGTCCATAATTGGAAATAGAAATAGGTAG
- the LOC114403500 gene encoding uncharacterized protein LOC114403500 → MAPLDFVALKDLHNSANNLLHSPIVQQAIAHQTEEKWFDDVSESSLRMLEVCGISKDVLLLVKEHLQELQFTLRRASIGDPGIEEKIAAYNCYRKKLKKETLKWLKWLKKGMKSQTATMHPPMFNEQKLVLVVDVLREVRMTSICIVESLLSLVSSPWLDTKSGKLRSFTSKLVRVSLHCCSDDMIYYDAMVLQSENKRLAGVRMAIEDLEVELECMFRRLIHTRVLLLNILTK, encoded by the coding sequence ATGGCACCCCTTGATTTTGTTGCACTTAAAGACTTGCACAATTCAGCAAACAAccttctccattctccaatagTTCAACAAGCTATTGCCCATCAAACAGAAGAAAAATGGTTTGATGATGTGTCAGAGTCATCTCTGAGGATGTTGGAGGTGTGTGGCATCTCAAAAGATGTTCTCTTGCTAGTAAAAGAACACCTCCAAGAACTTCAATTCACTTTGCGTAGAGCAAGCATTGGTGATCCaggaattgaagaaaaaatcgCAGCCTACAATTGCTATAGGaagaaactgaagaaagaaACATTGAAGTGGTTGAAGTGGTTGAAGAAGGGTATGAAGAGTCAAACAGCCACCATGCACCCTCCAATGTTtaatgaacaaaagctagtgttGGTTGTTGATGTGCTAAGAGAAGTGAGGATGACCAGCATTTGCATTGTGGAATCACTTTTGTCCCTTGTTTCCTCACCTTGGTTGGATACAAAATCAGGGAAATTAAGGTCCTTCACATCAAAGCTTGTGCGTGTGAGTTTGCATTGTTGTTCAGATGATATGATCTATTATGATGCCATGGTGCTTCaaagtgaaaacaaaaggtTAGCAGGGGTTAGGATGGCCATAGAAGATCTTGAGGTGGAGTTGGAGTGCATGTTCAGACGTTTGATCCACACAAGAGTTTTGCTTCTTAACATTCTTACCAAATAG
- the LOC114402730 gene encoding cytochrome P450 86B1-like — MHHNISNNHSFIVNKSATKMNFFSLTHFLLQHIHILELTIATAMFIALRAWRSKRHRGLPIWPIFGMLPSLLYGLTTNLYEWLSEVLIRQNGTFTFQGPWFASLDCVLTSDPRNLEHLLKTKFSSFPKGKFFRYTLRDLLGNGIFNADNETWQRQRKTASLEFHSTMFRNLTAESLFELVHKRLLPLLESCVNKSRVIDLQDILLRLTFDNVCMIAFGVDPGCSQPHLPEIPFATAFEDATETSMRRFITPVWMWKFMRYLDVGAEKRLRESIEKVDEFAESVIRTRKKELALQHEKSDLLTVFMRLKDENGMAYSDRFLRDICVNFILAGRDTSSVALSWFFWLLHKNPKVEERILAEICRVVMRHREGLKKEEVAGNCIAFRPEEIKKMDYLHAALSEALRLYPSVPVDHKEVVEDVTFPDGTVLQKGTKVMYSIYTMGRMESIWGKDCKEFKPERWLRDNGHFMSESAYKFTAFNGGPRLCLGKDFAYYQMKYAAASIIFRYHVKVLENHPVVPKLALTLYMKHGLKVNLQRRDASEIEKYFKV; from the exons ATGCATCACAACATCTCCAATAATCATTCCTTCATTGTGAACAAATCAGCCACCAAAATGAACTTTTTCTCCCTCACTCACTTCCTCTTGCAACACATCCACATCTTGGAACTCACCATTGCAACCGCAATGTTCATAGCCCTTAGAGCTTGGCGCTCAAAGAGGCACCGTGGCCTACCCATTTGGCCAATCTTTGGAATGCTCCCTTCCCTTCTCTATGGCCTCACAACCAACTTGTATGAATGGCTCAGTGAAGTTCTCATCCGCCAAAATGGTACCTTCACATTCCAAGGCCCGTGGTTCGCTAGCCTCGACTGTGTCCTCACCTCCGACCCTCGCAATCTCGAACATCTCCTCAAAACCAAGTTCTCCTCCTTCCCCAAGGGAAAGTTCTTCAG GTACACGCTTCGTGACCTTCTAGGAAACGGCATATTCAACGCAGACAACGAGACATGGCAGCGACAAAGGAAGACGGCGAGCCTCGAGTTTCACTCCACAATGTTCAGAAACCTAACCGCAGAGTCACTCTTCGAGCTCGTCCACAAAAGACTCTTACCCTTGTTAGAGTCATGTGTGAACAAATCACGTGTCATAGACCTTCAAGATATTTTGTTAAGGCTCACTTTCGACAACGTGTGCATGATAGCGTTTGGTGTTGACCCTGGTTGCTCACAGCCCCACTTGCCAGAGATTCCATTCGCTACAgcatttgaggatgcaacagaAACCTCAATGAGGAGATTCATCACCCCAGTGTGGATGTGGAAGTTCATGAGGTATCTCGATGTTGGTGCTGAAAAGAGGTTGAGGGAGTCAATAGAGAAGGTTGATGAGTTTGCCGAGAGTGTTATTAGGACAAGGAAAAAGGAACTTGCTTTGCAGCATGAGAAATCTGACCTATTAACTGTGTTCATGAGGCTTAAGGATGAGAATGGAATGGCTTATTCAGATAGGTTTTTGAGGGACATTTGTGTGAATTTCATTTTGGCTGGGAGGGACACTTCTTCTGTGGCTTTGAGTTGGTTTTTCTGGCTTTTGCATAAGAATCCTAAAGTGGAGGAGAGGATTTTGGCTGAGATTTGCAGGGTGGTTATGAGACACAGGGAAGGGTTGAAGAAGGAAGAGGTTGCTGGGAATTGTATTGCATTTAGGCCTGAGGAGATAAAGAAGATGGATTATTTGCATGCTGCCCTTTCAGAAGCTCTCAGGTTATATCCTTCTGTTCCTGTGGATCACAAGGAG gtGGTGGAGGATGTGACTTTCCCAGATGGAACAGTGCTACAGAAAGGGACAAAAGTAATGTATTCAATTTACACAATGGGGAGAATGGAAAGCATATGGGGCAAGGACTGCAAGGAATTCAAGCCAGAAAGGTGGCTAAGAGATAATGGACACTTCATGAGTGAGTCTGCTTACAAATTCACTGCCTTCAATGGAGGACCTCGTTTGTGCTTAGGCAAAGATTTTGCATACTATCAAATGAAATATGCTGCAGCCAGCATCATTTTCCGCTACCATGTTAAGGTACTGGAGAACCACCCTGTGGTGCCAAAGCTTGCCTTGACTCTCTACATGAAGCATGGCTTGAAAGTCAACCTTCAAAGGCGCGATGCTTCAGAAATTGAGAAGTACTTCAAAGTTTAG
- the LOC114402764 gene encoding uncharacterized protein At5g23160-like: MAKPKGSSKPKTSIFLCCFGSSSRSSKESSPTKGSYDPIISKMKKKSTSTSWFSWRRIRLINKNSATYKTVPLEASNISDNHAHYSKSKSKSTLHHKPQAPATNPPRPPSPQPAPVPAHRKGPVVGVSVVVVTLVIMLFWGRLCAILCISVWLYCTRRFRKNDEDLQRRKSKRVDLDLDLDSEEYKKKVIMEGLLGRNHRPILSTPIR, from the coding sequence ATGGCCAAACCCAAAGGCTCTTCAAAACCCAAAACCTCTATTTTTCTATGCTGCTTTGGGTCCTCTTCCCGTTCCAGTAAGGAATCATCACCCACAAAAGGATCTTATGATCCTATTATCtcaaagatgaagaagaaaagtacTTCTACTAGTTGGTTTTCATGGCGAAGGATTCGATTAATCAACAAGAACTCAGCTACTTACAAAACGGTGCCGCTTGAAGCCTCAAATATCTCTGATAATCATGCTCATTATTCCAAGTCCAAGTCAAAGTCAACCCTTCACCATAAACCTCAAGCTCCGGCTACCAATCCGCCCCGGCCGCCGTCGCCACAGCCGGCTCCAGTGCCAGCACACAGAAAAGGGCCTGTGGTTGGCGTGTCGGTGGTGGTGGTCACTTTGGTAATTATGCTATTTTGGGGTCGTTTATGCGCAATCCTATGCATTTCGGTGTGGTTATATTGTACTCGGCGTTTTAGGAAGAACGATGAGGATCTTCAAAGGAGGAAATCGAAGAGGgtggatttggatttggatttggattcGGAGGAGTACAAGAAAAAAGTGATAATGGAGGGTCTTCTTGGGAGAAATCACAGACCTATTCTATCAACTCCAATTAGGTAG